Genomic window ([Eubacterium] hominis):
GGGATTTTGCCTGCAATTTGATATGGCAGGTGATCTCATTATATCTATTATACTTTTATACCGATGTGATGGAATTAAATCCAATGAACATTTCTTTCATGTTCATTATATGTAGAATTATTGATGGAGGAACTGACTTGCTGGTTGGATTCCTTATTGATAAAACCCATTCTCGTTGGGGAAAAAGCAGACCATGGTTTTTGTTTGGTGCGATACCCTTCGCATTAGCTGCTATTTTAGCTTTTAGTGTTCCAGACATTGCGCCAACAGGGAAATTGGTATACGCCTATATTACATATATCTTTTTATCCTTTATGTATACTGTGGTAAACATCCCTTTAGCTTCTATTTTACCAGCATTAACTTCAGATATGAATGAAAGAACCGTTTTAACAACCTATCGTAAGTTCTTCGCATTCTTTGGTTCAACGCTTGTTTCCGCAACAGCGTTGACGCTTGTTTCCATGATAGGACAAGGCAATGAGGCATTAGGTTTTCGCTTTGTGATGGGATTATTTGGTGTAATCGGTTGTATATGTTTCTTCTTGACATTTCTGCTGGTAAAAGAAAATAATCTTGTGCAATCTGAAAAAACAGCTACCTTAAAAGAAACAGTGAAATCTTTGTTTCAAAACAAGCCATGGAAATTATTTGCGCTAAATATATTATTCATGTGGACAGGATATTTTCTACAATCCAGTGCATTGATTTATTACTATCGCTATAGTTTACAGAAAAATGAAATGGCAGCCGTTGTCGCAACGATTATGTCTATCGTACCAATGTTTGCAAATCTATTCGTGCCTTTTCTATCAAGACAATTAGGTAAACGAAATCTATACTCTGTTACGGCATTTATTCAGATGGCAGGTCTGATTGTCATCATGTTATCAGGAACAAACGATGCTATGATTATTTTTGGGGCTATTATTTCGGCAGCCGGATATGGCGCAAAAGAAAGTATTTACTTCTCTATGCAGGCAGATCCTGTTGATTATGGAGAATGGAAAACCGGTATTCAGGCATCAGGCACATTATCATCTATCAATGGTTTTTTAGGAAAAGTTGCCCAGGCAATTGCGGGCGGGTTATCAGGGCTATTACTTGCAATTGGTGGATATGTCAATGGCGCAGCCATCCAAAGTACGCAAACCATTATATCCATTAATGCAATGTATTTATATATCCCAATTATCTTATTGATATGTTCCATGATTACGATGCATTTTTATACCTTGGATAAAGAATTACCTTCCATACAGAAAGATTTAAAAACAAGAAGATTACAAATGAAAGAATAAAGGAAATCTATAGAGCCAATATAGATACAAGATATCAGTGAAAACAATAGAGATTCGTTTTGTTTGTATGGGAGGCGTACACGCAACAATATTTAAAGAAAAATTACAATCTTTGATGAAGGATAAGGAAAGGTGCATCATCAAAATGTGTAGTCCACAAGATGTGATACCCTGCGATCTTATTGTACTTCTTCCTATGCTTGCATACAGAAAAAAAGATTTAGAAAAATTTGTGAGAAAAAATGAATATATTATTCCATTAGATCATTATATATATTCATCTTTACAACCTGATTTGTTTTTATCAAATTTAGAAATTTTAGTAGATGACATCTTACATTCAGCGTTGACATAATGTTGTCGCTTTTTTTTCAATAAAATCAACATCTTCTATGATAAAATAAAGATATATGTAAAAGGAGAACAATCATGGAAGAATATCAGGTACCAATCATGCAATTGGATCATCAAGCAGTAGAATATCTAACACTTTATGTGGATGATGAAAATGATGATATCATTATGTATTTGCATTATCTTAATCAGACATATAAAGCCACAGGCAGCAGTTATTTTAGCGCTTATCAAAACCTTCGTGATCAACTATTAGAAGATGGTTATGGCTTAAAATGCAATGGTTCCTATATCAATGCCATACAATCTGCGATGATGTCTTTTATGGATAAAGTATATCTTGTGACTCCTGGTAAACAGGCTTTACAAAAAGATATTGTCAATCTGTTTGATGAAGCAGATATCCATGATTTTCCAGATACAGAAAAACAGCAGGCCTTTGCGAATCTTTGGTTTGCGTCCTTAACATAGGAAAAGGAGAAAAAAATATGATGAGAAATCCACAACAGACGATTGGAAATCTGATTGAAAAATCTACCCAGGCTTTTATCGCATATATCGATGGAGAAGGTTATCCAATCACAAAAGCAATGTTGAAGCCAAGAGATCGAAAAGATATCAAAGAATTTTGGTTCACCACCAATACCTCTTCAAACAAAGTGAAATTCTTCCGTGAAAATCCTAAAGCAAGTATCTATTTTGTGGATAAACGTTTCTTTCGTGGTGTCAGCCTAATTGGAACAGTAGAAGTATTAGAAGATCAGGAATCAAAAAGACAGATTTGGCTGGAAGGAGATACTATGTATTATCCATTAGGCGTTGATGATCCAGACTATTGTGTTTTAAAATTTACTGCCATCAAGGGAAGATATTATAGTAATTTTCATTCTGAGGATTTTACGATAGAATGAATCGTTTGTCTTGTTTTATAAATGGCTTTCCTAAGGAGTTAGCGGCTGATGTAGAATATGTATGTGAATGGATACAAATGCATGCACATACAAAACATGATGTTTTTCAAGAATACAGTGAATGGAAATTAAGCAATGGAGAAGTTATAAAAATACCTTATCGCTTGTATGAAACAGATATCCTTTTCCCAGCATCACTAAATGATATACAAGTTATAATATATCATTGTATTTATACAAGAAATGATAATGGATATATTAGAGAAAGACATGTAAAGGCATTAATTGAAAATGAACCACCAGAATGGGTTTATCCGTATATTTTAAAAGTATGTAATGAATATGTAATGGAAATATTAGAGCTTGTCTATCAAAATTTACACACAAAAGATTGTACAAAATGGAAATCATTCTGTTTGTTGAATCAAAAAACTTTTGTTTATAGCTATCAAAGGATGACAAGTTATTGGAATGAATATTATCGTTCTACCTGTTATCTGTTTCATGATTATATAGGCAGAAAATTGTTTCGGGAGTGTTTTGGTTATACAAGGGCGTTGGAAAAGAAATCATAAAGAATGAACAATATCACAAAAATATATCGAGAAAGGGATTACATATCATTTTAATCGTATTATTTGTTCATTTTTTAAATTTTATGAACGATTAAAAAATCGTGTTGACAATCAAATGATATATGTTAAACTATAGTCAAGTTGATAAGGAAACACTCGACGTGTTACTGGTAAGGCAGGCAAGATCGAAGGTTGACAGAATAGAAGCAAATGGGATTTCTATATACTGTTGAACTTTGGTCTTTTTTTGTGTTCTGTCGGTATGTGATGTGTTTTAATGTCAACAATATTTACTGGCCGGTAAATGTGCGTAAAAAATGATAACAAAAAAGGAGAAACTTATGGATACGAACAAATTAGCAAAAGAGATTTTAGAAAATGTCGGTGGTAAAAATAACATTAAAGACGTTACACATTGTTTTACAAGATTACGTTTTATTTTAAAAGATGAATCAAAAGCGGAAAAAGATATCATCAATCATTTAGAGGGCGTTATTCAAGTTGTAGTATCTGGAGGACAATTTCAGGTAGTATTAGGCTCTAAAGTAACAAAAGTTTATGATGCATTATTGCCAATGGTTGATTTGGATGAAAATGCAAGAGGTGAATCAGAAGAAAAAGGAAATCTGTTTAATCGTATATTACAGGTCGTTTCAAAAATGTTTACACCATTGATTCCTGCAATTGCGGCTTCTGGTTTGATTTCTGGAGCTTTGACGGCAGTAAAATTACTGGCAGCACAAAATGGTACAGATATTTCTACAAATGATACCTACATATTACTTTATGCAGCAAGTCAGATTATTTTCTACTTTATGCCTATATTCTTAGGATATACAGCAGCGAAAGCATTAAAATGCAACGAGTTTATTGCGATGACAATTGGTGGTTTCTTATGTTATCCACAAATTGATGCCATCATTCAGGATGCTTCCACAGCGACTAGTATCTTTGGACTTCCTGTAATTAAAGGTGCATGGACAATTGGAGAAGCTACAAAAGCATTCAGTTATACAGGTTCAGTTATACCTATTTTATTAGCAGTATTTGTTCTTGTTTATTTAGAACGTGTATTAAAGAAATTTGTTCCTCAGATACTTCAGATCATCTTGGTACCTGGTGTTTCTTTGATTGTTATGGTTCCTCTGACTTTGAGCTTATTAGGTCCTGTAGGTGTATGGGTTGGTAATGTGATTCAGACAATGTATACAGTATTGATGGACTTTAACGCAATTCTTGGTGGAGCAGTTATTGGTGGCTTATGGGGTGTATTCGTTATATTCGGGGCACATCGAGCATTATTACCAATTGGTTTAAATGATATCGCAGTGAGCGGAAAACAAAATCTATTAGCGTTTGCAGGAGCAGCTAACTTCTCACAAGGTGGTGCTGCTTTGGGTGTTATGTTAAAGACAAAGAGCCAGGATATGAAGGGTGTAGCAGCAGCTGCAACAATATCTGCCGCAGTTGTAGGTATTACAGAACCTGCGATTTATGGATGTAACCTTCGTTTGAAAAAACCTATGATTGCCGCAATCATCTGTGGTGCTATCGGTGGTGGCATTATGGGATTAGGCGGTGTTTATGGTGACGCCTTTGCTAATAATGGTGTGTTAACTATCTTCACATATGCAGCAGGTGGAATGACAAAATTTGCATTCTACATTATTGGATGTCTGGTTGCCTTCTTTGGAGCCGCTGCTTTAACATATGTGATGGGATTTGAAGATGTAGAAGAAAAAAAATCAACTGTAAAAGCAGTGACAAACAGTTATGAAGTAAAAGCACCTGTATTAGGTGAGGTTGTTCAAATGAGTGAAGTAAATGATGAAGCTTTTGCTTCAGAAGCATTAGGAAAAGGAATCGCTATTTATCCTGAAAAGGGTGAAGTTATTGCACCAGAAGATTGTACAGTTACTTTTGTTTATCCAACAAAACATGCGATTGGGCTGACATTTGATAATGGTGTAGAATTATTAATTCATATCGGTATCAATACAGTAGAATTAAATGGTAACTATTTTACACAGAATGTAGAAGCAGGAACACATGTGGAAAAAGGTACTTGCATTGTATCCTTTGATATTGATAAAATCAAAGCAGAAGGATATGATCCAACCGTCATGGTTATTGTAAGCAATACACCAGAATATGCGTCTGTAGAAGGTTTGAAAATATCAAATGCAAATGCAGATACATCAGTTATCGGTATTTCAATTTAATATAGAAAGGATGATATATATGAAAACAAAATTTCCTGAAAATTTTTTATGGGGCGCATCTTCATCCGCTTTCCAGATTGAAGGAGGATGGGATGAAGATGGAAAAGGAATGAGTGTTGCTGATTACAATTCATTCAAACGTTCTGATAAACAGGCTGATAGCAAAGTAGCAAGTGATTTTTATCATCACTACAAAGAAGATATCGCCTTGATGAAGGAACTTGGTATGAAAATTTATCGTTTCTCTTTATCATGGGCCAGAATCATCCCTGATGGTGATGGAAAAGTCAATCAAGCAGGAATAGATTTCTATCACAATGTCATTGATTGCCTTTTAGAAAATGGAATTCAGCCATTTGTGACATTATATCACTTTGATTTGCCTTATGCGCTGGTTGAAAAATACAATGGATGGGAAAATAGAGAATGCGTCAATGCTTTTGAAAGATATGCAAAAGTATGTTTTAAAGAATATGGGGATAAAGTAAAATACTGGCAGGTTATTAACGAACAAAATCTAATGATTCGTGTAGATGAACGTATGAATATCAATGAACCAGATCCTTGGAAAGCTGATAAAATACGTGCACAAATGGATTACCATATGTTTTTGGCTCATGCCCTTGCAACAAAGGCATGCCATGAAATAATTAAAGATGGAAAGATTGGGCCAGCTGTTTCATCTACTTGTACATATCCATTAACAAATAAACCTGAAGATGTATGGGCAGCGAAAATGAATGATGCCATGAAAACAGTATATTGTCTAGATATGCATTTCTATGGGAAATATCCAGGATACTATATGCGTTATCTAAAAGAACGAGATATTGTACCAGTAATGTTAGATGGTGATGAAGAAATATTAAAATATGGAAAGCCAGATTATATCGCTTTGAATTATTACCGTACCTTGTGTGCAAGTTATCTACCAGCAGATGAAGCACACCCTATTGGAAGTCGTGTGTTCAGAGGAAATGAAGTGGATTTTGATCAATATGGATATTGCAGAGATGAAAAAAATGAGCATCTGACAGCTAGTGAATATGGAGCCAATATAGATCCTATGGGATTACGTATTGTATTAAATGATTACTATGCAAGATATCATGTACCATTGATTATTACGGAAAACGGATTAGGTACACCAGATGTTGTAAGCGAAGATGGTAAAGTGCATGATGATTATCGAATTGATTACATTGCTCAGCACTTAAAAGCATGCCATTTGGCAATGGAAGATGGTGTAGAGTTGATGGGATATTCTCCATGGTCATTTATGGATTTATTAAGTTCTCATCAGGGATTTAGAAAACGTTATGGATTTGTATATGTCAATCGTGAAGATATGGACATGAAAGATTTAAAACGTATTAAAAAAGACAGTTATTACTGGTATCAAGATGTAATAAAAACAAATGGGGAAAATATATAATTTATAAAGCATAACAAAGTGTTTATTCAGATAAAATAAACACATAAAGAAAGGATTAGGTTGATATGATCGTAAAAAAAGTATTGAATAACTCTCTGATTTTCGCTTTAGATGATCAGGGTAAAGAAGTAATTCTGATGGGAAAAGGGATTGGTTATCATTTATCAACTGGAAGTGTTATTGAAAAACAAGATATAGAAAAAGTATTTATATTGAAAGAAGAAAATATCGCAAAAAATATCATACAGCTTGCGGCAAGTACAGATGAGGTTTATTTTGATATCACAAAACAAATTATAGACCATGCGATTGAAATGTATCATATGCAGCTTTCCGATTATATCTACCTTGCCTTAACAGATCATATTTCTTATGCAGTACAACGGGCAAAAGAGGGAATTCAGCTAGATAGTTATTGCCCAAATGAAATCAAAAAATTTAATCCAAATGAATTTGAAATAGGAAAATTCGCATTAAAACTAGTGAATGAAAAATTTCATATACAATTATCTGATGATGAAGCAGCAACAATTGCATTGCATTTTGTGAACGCCCAGCCCAATGATCCTTATAAGGAGCAACGGGAGTTAATCAGTAAAGTAGTTAATAACATACTAAATATTATACAATATCATTTTAGTATCATTTATGATAAGGAAAGTATTGATTATATACGTGCAGTCACACATCTGCAACTATTTGTGCAGCGTTTGATAAAGAAAGAAATGCTGCCGGATGAGAAAAATGAGTTTTTGTATCGCCATATCATGATGACTTGTCAGGCAGAAAGTGAATGTGTGAAAAAAATAAACATTTATATTAAGAAAAAATTCCATACAGATATCACCAATCAGGAAGAAATGTATCTGGTTTTACATATCCATCGTCTGATTGATAATATTGATCGTAAAATGGGAGCTGTTGCATGCGCATAAGGATGAATCAGCATATACTTTTTTATATCATTGTTACTTTATTCTGGTTTGCACAATATGTTTATATTCCATTTCAGTCGACTTATTTGATATCTATCGGTACTATCAGCAGCATGGTAGGCATTATTATTGGCGCATATGGGATAACACAGATGTTACTGCGTCTACCTGTTGGAATTTATGCAGATTGCATTGGAAAACATAAAGTATTGATTATCGTTGGAGCGTTATTATCAGGACTTGCTTCTATTGTACGTGTGTATTGTTGTGATGGAACAGGTTTTCTGATCGCTAATCTTTTATCCGGAGTAGCAAGTGCAACATGGATATCCTTTATGGTTTATTATACAGGACAATATTCTAATAACCAACAACAAATGGCAACCAGTAAAGTGATTATGTTTAATAATCTGGGAATGTTATTAGGATTTATCACTAGTACATTATGTTATTCCATCATGGGGATGAAGTATCTGTGTTTATCAAGTGTATTAGCAGGTATTTTTGCTTGTATATTAGCCTTGTTTTTAAAAGAACCAAAAAAGACAAAAGAGCATTTATCTATAAAGTCACTATGCTGTGTTTGTATGAATAAACGATTAATTATATTTTCCTTTGTTGCATTAATTCAACAAGGGATTCAATTAACTACCACGATGTCTTTTACCAATCAGATTATGAGAGATTGTGGCGCAAGCAACACCATTGTTGGTTTATCCTCTATCATCTACATGATTTCAGCAGTAGGCTTTGCTGGATTAGCATCCACAAAATGGATTGAACAAAAAGGACCAAAAGTTTGGATACCATTAGTATTATCCATCATCGCTGTATATTGTGTATCAGTCGCTTTCACGCACTATATTCCATGTTTACTATTTCTGCAGATATTGCCTGGAATGTCAACCGGATTGTTATTGACTTATGCTACTTCAGAAGCTATGAAAGATATACCACCAGAGAAGAAATCTACTGCAATGGGATTTTTTCAAGCTGTTTATGCAATTGGAATGACAACCTTTCCAATATTTACGGGAAGTGTTGTTTCATCACATGGAATGGCTGCTGGATATATATTATTGGCTATTATTGCATTTTTCTCAAGTATATTAATGGGAATATATTATAAGAAAAATCAAATGCATTTAAAACAAATGAATTTACAAATGGATTAAATGATGACTAATTTCATATTTTCGATATCTTATGAAATTAGTCTTTTTTTATAAATATCAAAAGTGTAAATATTTTATATAGAAAAATAAATTTGTTCACTGGTAATGAAAAAACGCATTTTTATGAATTTTTTTAAACTTACATCTTTTTTATTACATGAATTGGAAAGGATATATTGAAAAAAATCAGTGAATGTCTTATAATTTAGAAGGTATGTTTATATACGAAAAGGAGATAAAATTATGACAATTTCATCATTACAAAAAGCTAGATATGAGTATACACCAAAACTTCCAGGAATGCTGAGAAACGGTATTTCAGAAATTTGTGTAAATGAAGGTGAAGAAACTCAGAGTGTAGCTGATCAAGAAAAGATTAAAGCTCTTTTCCCTAACACTTATGGTAAAAAGGAAATTACTTTTGCAAAAGGACAAAACACTTCAGAAGCTAAAAAACAAGTTGTCGGCGTAATCCTTTCTGGTGGACAGGCACCTGGTGGACACAATGTTATTTGTGGTCTATATGATGCTTTGAAAGCAACAAATGCAGAAAATGAACTTTTAGGTTTCAAAAATGGTCCAAGCGGATTAATCGAAGATGATTTCTTGACATTTGATGATGACTATATTAACCAATATAGAAACACTGGTGGATTTGACATCATTGGTTCAGGTAGAACAAAATTAGAAACTAACGAACAGTTTGCAATTGCTGCAGAAGTTTGTAAAAAACACGGAATCACTGCAATCGTGATTATCGGTGGAGATGATTCAAATACAAATGCCGCTGTATTAGCTGAATATTTTGCAGCTAACAATACTGGTGTTCAGGTAATCGGATGTCCAAAAACAATCGATGGTGACTTGAAAAACGAAGATATCGAATGTTCATTTGGATTCGATACTGCAACAAAAACTTATAGTGAAATGATCGGTAACATTGAAAGAGATGCTAACTCTGCTAAAAAATACT
Coding sequences:
- a CDS encoding MFS transporter: MMKQNTATITKMMLYKQRIGYGLGDFACNLIWQVISLYLLYFYTDVMELNPMNISFMFIICRIIDGGTDLLVGFLIDKTHSRWGKSRPWFLFGAIPFALAAILAFSVPDIAPTGKLVYAYITYIFLSFMYTVVNIPLASILPALTSDMNERTVLTTYRKFFAFFGSTLVSATALTLVSMIGQGNEALGFRFVMGLFGVIGCICFFLTFLLVKENNLVQSEKTATLKETVKSLFQNKPWKLFALNILFMWTGYFLQSSALIYYYRYSLQKNEMAAVVATIMSIVPMFANLFVPFLSRQLGKRNLYSVTAFIQMAGLIVIMLSGTNDAMIIFGAIISAAGYGAKESIYFSMQADPVDYGEWKTGIQASGTLSSINGFLGKVAQAIAGGLSGLLLAIGGYVNGAAIQSTQTIISINAMYLYIPIILLICSMITMHFYTLDKELPSIQKDLKTRRLQMKE
- a CDS encoding pyridoxamine 5'-phosphate oxidase family protein, coding for MMRNPQQTIGNLIEKSTQAFIAYIDGEGYPITKAMLKPRDRKDIKEFWFTTNTSSNKVKFFRENPKASIYFVDKRFFRGVSLIGTVEVLEDQESKRQIWLEGDTMYYPLGVDDPDYCVLKFTAIKGRYYSNFHSEDFTIE
- a CDS encoding PTS glucose transporter subunit IIA, which produces MDTNKLAKEILENVGGKNNIKDVTHCFTRLRFILKDESKAEKDIINHLEGVIQVVVSGGQFQVVLGSKVTKVYDALLPMVDLDENARGESEEKGNLFNRILQVVSKMFTPLIPAIAASGLISGALTAVKLLAAQNGTDISTNDTYILLYAASQIIFYFMPIFLGYTAAKALKCNEFIAMTIGGFLCYPQIDAIIQDASTATSIFGLPVIKGAWTIGEATKAFSYTGSVIPILLAVFVLVYLERVLKKFVPQILQIILVPGVSLIVMVPLTLSLLGPVGVWVGNVIQTMYTVLMDFNAILGGAVIGGLWGVFVIFGAHRALLPIGLNDIAVSGKQNLLAFAGAANFSQGGAALGVMLKTKSQDMKGVAAAATISAAVVGITEPAIYGCNLRLKKPMIAAIICGAIGGGIMGLGGVYGDAFANNGVLTIFTYAAGGMTKFAFYIIGCLVAFFGAAALTYVMGFEDVEEKKSTVKAVTNSYEVKAPVLGEVVQMSEVNDEAFASEALGKGIAIYPEKGEVIAPEDCTVTFVYPTKHAIGLTFDNGVELLIHIGINTVELNGNYFTQNVEAGTHVEKGTCIVSFDIDKIKAEGYDPTVMVIVSNTPEYASVEGLKISNANADTSVIGISI
- a CDS encoding glycoside hydrolase family 1 protein, with the protein product MKTKFPENFLWGASSSAFQIEGGWDEDGKGMSVADYNSFKRSDKQADSKVASDFYHHYKEDIALMKELGMKIYRFSLSWARIIPDGDGKVNQAGIDFYHNVIDCLLENGIQPFVTLYHFDLPYALVEKYNGWENRECVNAFERYAKVCFKEYGDKVKYWQVINEQNLMIRVDERMNINEPDPWKADKIRAQMDYHMFLAHALATKACHEIIKDGKIGPAVSSTCTYPLTNKPEDVWAAKMNDAMKTVYCLDMHFYGKYPGYYMRYLKERDIVPVMLDGDEEILKYGKPDYIALNYYRTLCASYLPADEAHPIGSRVFRGNEVDFDQYGYCRDEKNEHLTASEYGANIDPMGLRIVLNDYYARYHVPLIITENGLGTPDVVSEDGKVHDDYRIDYIAQHLKACHLAMEDGVELMGYSPWSFMDLLSSHQGFRKRYGFVYVNREDMDMKDLKRIKKDSYYWYQDVIKTNGENI
- a CDS encoding PRD domain-containing protein, whose amino-acid sequence is MIVKKVLNNSLIFALDDQGKEVILMGKGIGYHLSTGSVIEKQDIEKVFILKEENIAKNIIQLAASTDEVYFDITKQIIDHAIEMYHMQLSDYIYLALTDHISYAVQRAKEGIQLDSYCPNEIKKFNPNEFEIGKFALKLVNEKFHIQLSDDEAATIALHFVNAQPNDPYKEQRELISKVVNNILNIIQYHFSIIYDKESIDYIRAVTHLQLFVQRLIKKEMLPDEKNEFLYRHIMMTCQAESECVKKINIYIKKKFHTDITNQEEMYLVLHIHRLIDNIDRKMGAVACA
- a CDS encoding MFS transporter, which encodes MRIRMNQHILFYIIVTLFWFAQYVYIPFQSTYLISIGTISSMVGIIIGAYGITQMLLRLPVGIYADCIGKHKVLIIVGALLSGLASIVRVYCCDGTGFLIANLLSGVASATWISFMVYYTGQYSNNQQQMATSKVIMFNNLGMLLGFITSTLCYSIMGMKYLCLSSVLAGIFACILALFLKEPKKTKEHLSIKSLCCVCMNKRLIIFSFVALIQQGIQLTTTMSFTNQIMRDCGASNTIVGLSSIIYMISAVGFAGLASTKWIEQKGPKVWIPLVLSIIAVYCVSVAFTHYIPCLLFLQILPGMSTGLLLTYATSEAMKDIPPEKKSTAMGFFQAVYAIGMTTFPIFTGSVVSSHGMAAGYILLAIIAFFSSILMGIYYKKNQMHLKQMNLQMD